From the genome of Falco cherrug isolate bFalChe1 chromosome 14, bFalChe1.pri, whole genome shotgun sequence, one region includes:
- the CTRL gene encoding chymotrypsin-like protease CTRL-1 isoform X2, producing the protein MWLLATIKPAAPGPQPCPPRMALLWAVACLALASTVSSCGVPVISPSVHYSERIINGQNAVPGSWPWQVSLQTRSGSHFCGGSLINENWVITAAHCEFNPYSHIVVLGEYDRSSNAESVQVKTVSRAITNPSWNPYTLNNDITLLKLSSPAQLGPRVAPVCLPPTNLALPTNLQCVTTGWGRTNTNSQALAVRLQQVTLPLITLNQCKQYWGNRITSSMLCAGGVGASSCQGDSGGPLVYQNGNVWTLIGIVSWGNSNCNVRTPAIYTRVSQFRNWIDYVVSQA; encoded by the exons ATGTGGCTCCTGGCCACTATAAagcccgcggccccggggccaCAGCCATGTCCTCCCAGGATGGCGTTGCTGTGGGCAGTTGCCTGCCTGGCCCTTGCCAGCACTGTCTCAA GCTGTGGGGTGCCCGTCATCAGCCCCTCGGTGCACTACAGTGAGAGGATCATCAACGGGCAGAATGCGGTGCCCGGTTCATGGCcctggcaggtgtccctgcag ACCCGCTCGGGATCCCACTTCTGCGGCGGCTCCTTGATCAACGAGAACTGGGTCATCACGGCTGCCCACTGCGAATTCAA CCCGTACTCCCACATCGTCGTCCTCGGGGAATATGACCGCAGCTCCAACGCAGAGTCTGTTCAAGTGAAGACGGTGTCCAGG GCCATCACAAACCCCAGCTGGAACCCCTACACCTTGAACAACGACATCACCCTGCTGAAGCTCTCCTCGCCTGCCCAGCTGGGACCCCGTGTGGCCCCTGTCTGCCTGCCCCCCACCAACCTGGCTCTGCCCACCAACCTCCAGTGCGTCACCACTGGCTGGGGACGCACCAACACCAACT CCCAAGCCTTGGCAGTCCGCCTGCAGCAGGTAACTCTGCCCTTGATCACCCTGAACCAGTGCAAGCAGTACTGGGGCAACCGGATCACCAGCTCCATGCTCTGTGCCGGCGGGGTCGgtgcctcctcctgccag GGTGACTCTGGTGGCCCTCTGGTATACCAGAATGGGAACGTCTGGACCTTGATTGGCATTGTCTCCTGGGGAAACAGCAACTGCAATGTCCGCACGCCAGCCATCTACACCCGCGTGAGCCAGTTTCGAAACTGGATCGACTACGTTGTTTCTCAGGCATAG
- the CTRL gene encoding chymotrypsin-like protease CTRL-1 isoform X1: MWLLATIKPAAPGPQPCPPRMALLWAVACLALASTVSSCGVPVISPSVHYSERIINGQNAVPGSWPWQVSLQTRSGSHFCGGSLINENWVITAAHCEFNPYSHIVVLGEYDRSSNAESVQVKTVSRVSQAEVAAVLGQGCSSALGLLLQGRDGMLHNFSAGHHKPQLEPLHLEQRHHPAEALLACPAGTPCGPCLPAPHQPGSAHQPPVRHHWLGTHQHQLYEHRSFREGRVWPPPFWVALQGLGEPRGSVCVCGCIGASTGGGGCMPTPGMTEHGHQPALAWDCLHEAIPPGAGGYTGTEGEGALHGSTHVLGSHSGSLPRVPVCSQRLQETRQLQGHLMVLLSPSPSLGSPPAAGNSALDHPEPVQAVLGQPDHQLHALCRRGRCLLLPG; encoded by the exons ATGTGGCTCCTGGCCACTATAAagcccgcggccccggggccaCAGCCATGTCCTCCCAGGATGGCGTTGCTGTGGGCAGTTGCCTGCCTGGCCCTTGCCAGCACTGTCTCAA GCTGTGGGGTGCCCGTCATCAGCCCCTCGGTGCACTACAGTGAGAGGATCATCAACGGGCAGAATGCGGTGCCCGGTTCATGGCcctggcaggtgtccctgcag ACCCGCTCGGGATCCCACTTCTGCGGCGGCTCCTTGATCAACGAGAACTGGGTCATCACGGCTGCCCACTGCGAATTCAA CCCGTACTCCCACATCGTCGTCCTCGGGGAATATGACCGCAGCTCCAACGCAGAGTCTGTTCAAGTGAAGACGGTGTCCAGGGTGAGCCAGGCTGAAGTGGCTGCAGTCCTgggacagggctgcagctctgcgctggggctgctcctgcagggcagggatggcaTGTTACACAATTTCTCGGCAGGCCATCACAAACCCCAGCTGGAACCCCTACACCTTGAACAACGACATCACCCTGCTGAAGCTCTCCTCGCCTGCCCAGCTGGGACCCCGTGTGGCCCCTGTCTGCCTGCCCCCCACCAACCTGGCTCTGCCCACCAACCTCCAGTGCGTCACCACTGGCTGGGGACGCACCAACACCAACTGTACGAACACCGCAGCTTCAGGGAGGGCCGTGTGTGGCCACCTCCCTTCTGGGTGGCTCTGCAGGGTCTGGGGGAGCCCAggggcagtgtgtgtgtgtgtgggtgcaTTGGTGCAAGCACAGGTGGAGGTGGATGCATGCCAACCCCAGGGATGACTGAGCACGGGCACCAGCCCGCCCTTGCTTGGGACTGCTTGCACGAGGCGAtccctcctggggcaggggggtacACTGGCACAGAGGGGGAGGGCGCTTTGCATGGCAGCACCCACGTGCTTGGAAGCCACAGTGGGAGCTTACCCAGGGTGCCTGTGTGCTCCCAAAGGCTCCAGGAGACCCGCCAACTCCAGGGCCATTTAATGGTGCTTCTTTCCCCCAGCCCAAGCCTTGGCAGTCCGCCTGCAGCAGGTAACTCTGCCCTTGATCACCCTGAACCAGTGCAAGCAGTACTGGGGCAACCGGATCACCAGCTCCATGCTCTGTGCCGGCGGGGTCGgtgcctcctcctgccag GGTGA
- the EXOC3L1 gene encoding exocyst complex component 3-like protein, whose protein sequence is MREHNEALRSAAARLRKRRGPPPRRPDTMGLSAGDGRARSPRDEEWPEAEKAEKLARGAALKWASGVFYRPEKLEGLGQYRSRETQRNSSIRSRLKSTVQSYLEGVSAGLEQLQSAAQEVQSVCQDLGAARWTLLDSADCFQGLQQMRVLMAEHVQLASVVQVLPQLFSVHEVFSHILQLLHGQHLLEAHAELMMMEHLRDNILSQLHLRRLSSAQATVLSYFGGLQELNESLAKQLWDIVGSSLRLVREDPILFVTAVRIIEREEKIDDTLLLEATFLPPGRPKGWRQKFYHVLQDTITGAHFHASRMDAQGPGLARHLAALQKDIVSELRVVKDLMVQCVPAHYNILSICTATYHQALTSHLQDILQEDLDKQALFLLLEWALRVYHSPEMMGHPDLLPEVDISALGPLLSPELVDQMERKYVVKVKASVLEWMQRTLEVEFKEWFREEEPETDHQGFFQSALPIIVMQMLNENIQVASLITSSLQQKVYNMALEELEAFLGRLREALVQCGKEHQKDRTVPKYYVSYLLAMLNNNLALSSSVSSLHPNAAHREVPASLWAALDRMQKKACQLLLEELLLDLQPLCLQLPSRKWLSGSQLVSNMCEVIDKYAKDFSHVRKPVFTLLLMESELLVASQYLRALMQKKMVCKSEEERGQLCHRLLQDATQLRELFCGLGLDQSQQSLEAVFALRELICLKDPALLSLEVLGFITKYPDVSDEHISTLLDLRGDVSKEVRHVVLEMMAQHPQVLPESYRPIFSTILVPVPELPFCLRKGKCA, encoded by the exons ATGCGGGAGCACAACGAGGCCCTGAGGAGTGCGGCTGCTCGGCTGAGGAAGCGCCGGGGGCCGCCTCCGCGCCGCCCGGACACCATGGGCCTGTCCGCGGGGGACGGGCGCGCCCGCAGCCCCAGAG ATGAGGAGTGGCCAGaagcagagaaggctgagaagCTGGCAAGAGGAGCCGCCCTGAAATGGGCTTCAGGGGTGTTTTACCGCCCTGAGAAACTGGAGGGGCTTGGGCAGTACCGGAGCCGAGAGACACAGAGGAACAGCTCCATCCGGTCCCGGCTGAAG TCAACTGTCCAGTCCTACCTGGAGGGGGTAAGTgcggggctggagcagctgcagtcGGCGGCCCAGGAGGTGCAGAGCGTGTGCCAGGACCTAGGGGCTGCACGGTGGACCCTGCTCGACAGCGCAGACTGCTTCCAGGGCCTCCAGCAGATGCGAGTGCTGATGGCAGAGCATGTGCAGCTGGCCTCGGTGGTCCAGGTGCTGCCTCAGCTCTTCTCAG TCCACGAGGTTTTTTCCCAtatcctgcagctgctccatggGCAGCACCTTCTGGAGGCCCACGCGGAGCTCATGATGATGGAGCACCTCCGGGACAACAtcctctcccagctgcaccTCCGCAGGCTCTCCAGTGCCCAGGCAACTGTGCTGTCCTACTTTGGTGGCCTGCAGGAGCTCAACGAGAGCCTGGCCAAGCAGCTGTGGGACATCGTGGGCAGCAGCCTGCGGCTGGTGCGCGAGGACCCAATACTCTTTGTCACCGCTGTAAGGATCATTGAGCGGGAGGAGAAGATAGATGATACTCTGCTCCTGGAGGCCACCTTCCTGCCCCCTGGCCGCCCAAAGGGCTGGAGGCAGAAGTTTTACCACGTTCTTCAGGACACCATCACAGGAGCCCACTTTCATGCCAGCCGCATGGACGCACAGGGGCCAGGGCTGGCCAGGCACTTGGCAGCGCTGCAGAAGGACATCGTGTCCGAGCTGCGTGTGGTGAAGGACCTGATGGTCCAGtgtgtcccagctcactacaacaTCCTCAGCATCTGCACGGCCACCTACCACCAGGCCCTcaccagccacctccaggacaTCCTCCAAGAGGACCTGGACAAACAGGCGCTCTTCCTTCTCCTCGAGTGGGCACTGCGTGTGTACCACAG CCCGGAGATGATGGGTCACCCTGACCTTCTCCCAGAAGTGGACATTTCTGCTCTGGGCCCCCTCCTGTCCCCTGAGCTCGTGGATCAGATGGAGAGGAAATACGTGGTGAAAGTCAAG GCTAGTGTGCTTGAGTGGATGCAGAGGACCCTGGAGGTGGAGTTCAAGGAATGGTTCAGGGAAGAGGAACCTGAGACAGACCATCAGGGCTTCTTTCAGTCAGCCCTGCCCATAATTGTCATGCAG ATGCTGAATGAGAATATCCAGGTGGCTTCCTTGATCACCAGTTCTCTGCAGCAGAAGGTCTACAACATGGCCTTGGAGGAGCTTGAAGCATTTCTGGGCCG TCTGCGGGAAGCCCTAGTGCAATGTGGGAAGGAGCACCAGAAGGACCGTACTGTACCCAAGTACTATGTCTCCTACCTACTGGCCATGCTCAACAACAACCTGGCTCTCAG CTCCTCTGtctcctccctgcaccccaATGCTGCCCACAGAGAAGTCCCTGCGTCCCTCTGGGCTGCTCTGGACAGGATGCAGAAGAAagcctgccagctgctgctggaggagctgctccTGGACCTCCAG cccctctgcctgcagctgccttcccGCAAGTGGCTCTCCGGGTCCCAGCTTGTCAGCAACATGTGTGAAGTGATTGACAAGTATGCAAAGGACTTCTCCCATGTCAGGAAACCTGTCTTCACG ctcctgctgatgGAGAGCGAGCTCCTGGTGGCGAGCCAGTACCTTCGGGCACTCATGCAGAAGAAGATGGTGTGCAAGAGCGAGGAGGAGCGGGGCCAGCTCTGCCACCGCCTGCTGCAGGACGCCACGCAGCTCCGGGAGCTCTTCTGTGGACTG GGTCTGGACCAGagccagcagagcctggaggCTGTCTTTGCTCTGCGGGAGCTGATTTGCCTCAAAGACCCAGcgctgctcagcctggaggtgctgggcttCATCACCAAGTACCCTGATGTCAG TGATGAGCACATCTCCACCTTGCTGGATCTCCGGGGTGACGTCTCCAAGGAGGTGCGGCACGTGGTGCTGGAGATGATGGcgcagcacccccaggtcctgcCCGAGAGTTACCGGCCCATCTTCAGCACCATCCTGGTCCCTGTGCCGGAGCTGCCCTTCTGCCTTCGCAAGGGCAAGTGTGCCTGA